One genomic window of Vibrio ziniensis includes the following:
- a CDS encoding cytochrome C assembly family protein — MDNLIAIVAALLYVLSIATIVPSLVNQTGIRAKSVFISAFLALVFHAWLLGDLILNGAGQNLSMLNVASLISFIISLVMSVAMFKTRLWFLLPVVYSFSAINLSAAAFLPSTFITHLENEPKLLVHISLALFSYSTLSIGALYALQLAWLDYKLKKKKALAINPNLPPLLMVERQLFKIILIGNLLLTGTLITGLVFVQDMFAQGKAHKAILSFIAWVVYSILLWGHYQKGWRGRKVTWFAIAGATLLTLAYFGSRFVREIILS, encoded by the coding sequence ATGGACAACTTAATCGCTATTGTTGCTGCTCTTTTATACGTTTTGTCGATAGCAACCATAGTGCCTAGCCTAGTCAATCAAACAGGAATAAGAGCAAAATCGGTCTTTATTTCTGCCTTCTTAGCATTAGTTTTTCATGCTTGGCTACTTGGCGATCTCATTTTGAATGGTGCCGGACAGAATTTAAGTATGCTCAACGTGGCATCGTTGATTAGCTTTATTATCTCTCTCGTCATGAGCGTTGCGATGTTTAAAACTCGCTTGTGGTTCTTACTACCCGTGGTTTATAGCTTTTCAGCCATCAATTTGTCCGCAGCCGCATTTTTACCAAGTACCTTTATTACTCACTTGGAAAACGAGCCAAAACTGCTAGTGCATATTTCTCTTGCTTTATTTTCCTACTCAACTTTGTCAATTGGTGCGCTCTATGCGTTGCAGCTGGCTTGGCTCGATTACAAATTGAAAAAGAAAAAAGCTTTAGCAATTAATCCCAATTTGCCACCATTGTTGATGGTAGAGCGCCAACTATTTAAGATAATTCTGATTGGCAACTTATTGTTAACTGGTACTCTTATTACTGGCTTAGTTTTTGTTCAGGATATGTTTGCTCAAGGTAAAGCTCACAAAGCTATACTTTCATTTATTGCTTGGGTGGTTTATTCGATCTTGCTTTGGGGTCATTACCAAAAAGGTTGGCGAGGAAGAAAAGTAACTTGGTTTGCGATTGCAGGTGCAACACTATTGACCTTAGCTTACTTTGGTAGCCGATTTGTCAGAGAAATTATTCTGAGCTGA
- the rimM gene encoding ribosome maturation factor RimM (Essential for efficient processing of 16S rRNA) — MSMKGNETMSKQSEKIVVGKFGATYGIRGWLKVFSYTDNPESIFDYAPWFVNQKGVSVEYKVEGWKRHNKGLVVKLAGLDVREDAHLLTNLEISIDPAVLPELPEDEFYWRELFGMQVVTTEGYDLGKVTDMLETGSNDVLVVKANLKDAFGQKERLIPFLEEQVIKNIDRTAQRIEVDWDPAF, encoded by the coding sequence ATGTCGATGAAAGGTAATGAAACGATGAGCAAACAAAGCGAGAAAATTGTTGTAGGCAAGTTTGGTGCTACTTACGGCATTCGTGGTTGGCTTAAAGTTTTTTCCTATACAGACAATCCAGAAAGTATTTTTGATTATGCCCCTTGGTTTGTTAACCAAAAGGGTGTGTCAGTTGAGTACAAAGTTGAAGGTTGGAAGCGCCACAACAAAGGGCTTGTAGTTAAACTTGCAGGTCTTGATGTTCGTGAAGATGCGCACCTACTGACTAATTTGGAAATTTCAATTGACCCTGCGGTACTACCAGAATTGCCAGAAGATGAATTCTACTGGCGCGAATTGTTCGGCATGCAAGTGGTAACAACTGAAGGCTACGACCTAGGTAAAGTTACTGACATGCTAGAAACTGGCTCGAACGATGTTCTCGTAGTTAAAGCTAATCTGAAAGATGCTTTCGGACAAAAGGAACGATTAATTCCGTTCCTTGAAGAGCAAGTGATCAAAAATATTGATCGCACAGCTCAACGGATCGAAGTTGACTGGGATCCAGCGTTTTAA
- the degS gene encoding outer membrane-stress sensor serine endopeptidase DegS produces MLKVLLRSVVIGLVTAAIIVAAMPSLRENIVPKRSNTPADITSLQISFNGAVSKAAPAVVNIYSRKYAENDRSKLSTQGLGSGVIVSEKGYIITNYHVVAQADQIIVALQDGRVAAAQLVGKDRRTDIAVLRVEGSNLPVIPLNPNYQAKVGDVVLAIGNPYNLGQTTTFGIISATGRSSISADGRQAFIQTDAAINEGNSGGALVNTQGELVGINTASFQQATDLETYGISFAIPYSLANTIMEKIIADGRVIRGYIGVDGQDINSVTSRLLGSEHIGGIVILAVDPSGPAAKAGFEARDIILKIDEHKINGRQSVMDTVTNLRPGTVVNFTLLRKGEEITLPVTISEDTRE; encoded by the coding sequence ATGCTAAAAGTTTTGCTTCGTTCTGTTGTTATTGGCTTGGTTACAGCGGCGATCATTGTCGCTGCAATGCCATCTTTACGTGAAAACATCGTCCCCAAACGAAGCAATACTCCTGCAGATATCACTTCACTACAAATATCATTTAATGGTGCTGTCAGTAAGGCAGCACCCGCCGTAGTGAATATCTATAGCCGAAAATATGCAGAGAACGATCGCAGCAAATTATCGACTCAAGGATTGGGATCAGGCGTTATCGTAAGTGAGAAAGGCTATATCATCACCAACTATCACGTTGTCGCGCAGGCAGATCAAATCATCGTGGCTCTGCAAGATGGGCGCGTAGCAGCCGCTCAGCTTGTAGGTAAAGACCGAAGAACGGATATCGCTGTATTACGAGTGGAAGGCAGTAATCTTCCGGTTATTCCTTTAAACCCAAACTATCAGGCGAAAGTGGGAGATGTCGTACTGGCAATTGGTAACCCGTACAACCTAGGCCAAACCACTACATTTGGTATTATTTCTGCAACAGGGCGCTCTTCGATCAGTGCTGATGGTCGTCAAGCTTTCATTCAGACCGATGCGGCGATCAATGAGGGCAACTCCGGTGGTGCGTTGGTTAATACTCAAGGTGAATTAGTCGGTATCAACACCGCCTCTTTCCAACAGGCTACAGATTTAGAAACTTATGGTATTTCATTTGCCATCCCCTATTCTCTAGCTAACACCATTATGGAAAAGATCATTGCCGATGGTCGTGTAATTCGTGGCTACATTGGTGTGGATGGACAGGACATTAATTCTGTTACTTCTCGTTTACTGGGTAGTGAACATATTGGCGGTATCGTGATTTTAGCCGTAGACCCAAGTGGTCCAGCAGCAAAAGCGGGCTTTGAAGCTCGCGATATTATTTTGAAAATCGATGAGCATAAAATTAACGGTCGCCAAAGTGTTATGGATACCGTCACCAACTTAAGACCAGGTACCGTAGTTAACTTTACTTTGCTACGTAAAGGTGAAGAGATCACTCTACCAGTGACTATCTCCGAAGATACTCGCGAATAG
- a CDS encoding Do family serine endopeptidase produces MKKPLLALTVLSLSLSSIIAPMPATAALPLSVNGEQMPSLAPMLEKVTPAVVSIAVEGTQVSRQRVPEQFRFFFGPDFPVEQMQERPFRALGSGVIIDADKGYVVTNYHVINNAEKIRVKLHDGRELNAELVGGDEMSDIALLKLGKAENLTQIKIADSDQLRVGDFAVAIGNPFGLGQTVTSGIVSALGRSGLNIENFENFIQTDAAINSGNSGGALVNLNGELIGINTAILGPNGGNVGIGFSIPSNMMKNLTSQILEFGEVKRGMLGVQGGEVTSELAEAMGYSSTKGAFVSQVVPDSAADKAGLKAGDIVVSVNGKKIETFSELRAKVATLGAGKTVKLGVIREGKEKTYDVTLGEATNSKTKADKLHHGLQGAELSNTTATDVVEGVKVTSVAKDSPAESYQLQTDDIIIGVNRQRVKNIADLRAIMDKNPSILALNIQRGDRTIYLVVR; encoded by the coding sequence ATGAAAAAACCTTTGCTTGCTTTAACGGTTCTATCCTTAAGCTTAAGTTCTATCATTGCACCAATGCCAGCTACTGCGGCACTGCCTTTATCTGTGAATGGAGAGCAAATGCCAAGTTTGGCACCCATGCTCGAAAAAGTAACCCCGGCAGTGGTAAGCATTGCAGTAGAAGGTACTCAAGTCTCTCGGCAAAGAGTTCCAGAGCAATTCCGATTCTTCTTTGGTCCAGACTTCCCCGTTGAACAGATGCAAGAGCGTCCCTTTAGAGCGCTCGGCTCTGGCGTTATTATTGACGCGGATAAAGGCTATGTCGTTACTAACTACCACGTCATCAACAATGCAGAAAAGATCCGCGTAAAGTTACATGACGGACGTGAGCTTAATGCTGAGTTGGTCGGTGGCGATGAAATGTCTGATATTGCGCTACTAAAATTGGGCAAAGCAGAAAACCTAACGCAAATTAAGATTGCTGACTCGGATCAACTTCGTGTCGGTGATTTTGCAGTAGCGATCGGTAACCCATTTGGTCTTGGTCAAACCGTTACTTCAGGCATCGTTTCAGCGCTAGGTCGAAGCGGTTTAAATATTGAAAACTTCGAGAACTTTATTCAAACCGATGCCGCTATTAACAGCGGTAACTCTGGTGGCGCATTGGTAAACCTCAATGGTGAGCTGATCGGTATTAACACCGCTATTCTTGGGCCAAATGGTGGCAACGTCGGTATCGGCTTCTCTATTCCTTCCAATATGATGAAAAACCTCACTAGCCAAATTCTCGAATTTGGTGAAGTAAAACGAGGCATGCTGGGCGTTCAAGGTGGTGAAGTCACTTCTGAACTGGCCGAAGCTATGGGTTATTCGTCAACTAAAGGGGCGTTCGTTAGCCAAGTTGTGCCAGATAGTGCTGCAGATAAAGCAGGGCTAAAAGCCGGTGATATCGTTGTCTCTGTTAACGGTAAGAAGATAGAAACCTTCTCTGAACTGCGTGCAAAAGTCGCGACTCTAGGCGCTGGTAAAACCGTAAAACTGGGTGTTATTCGTGAAGGTAAAGAGAAAACCTACGACGTAACACTTGGCGAAGCAACCAATAGCAAAACGAAAGCAGACAAGCTACACCACGGGTTACAAGGCGCTGAGTTAAGCAATACTACGGCAACTGATGTGGTCGAAGGTGTCAAAGTCACTAGCGTTGCTAAAGACTCACCAGCTGAGAGCTATCAGCTTCAAACTGACGACATTATTATTGGAGTGAACAGACAACGTGTGAAAAACATCGCTGATTTAAGAGCAATCATGGATAAAAATCCAAGCATTCTTGCCCTTAACATTCAACGCGGTGATCGCACTATCTACTTAGTCGTTCGATAG
- a CDS encoding HlyC/CorC family transporter: MDDISTGILFALLACLIVISAYFSGSETGMMSLNRYRLKHLANTGHKGAKRVEKLLSRPDRLIGLILIGNNLVNILASAIATIIGMRLYGDYGVAIATGVLTLVVLVFAEVTPKTLAALFPEKVSYASSVLLTILMKVFAPLVVFVNFITNGFIRLLGVKNLSSGDDHLSSEELRTVVNEAGGLIPRRHQDMLLSILDLEHVTVNDIMIPRNEITGININDDWKSIVRQLTHSPHGRVVLYRDQIDEAVGILRLREASRFMLEKSELNKETILRAADEIYYIPESTPLNVQLLKFQRNKERIGLVVDEYGDIIGLITLEDILEEIVGEFTTSIAPSLSEEITPQGDGSFLIEGSANIRDINKSLKWKLPTDGPRTLNGLILEHLEEIPASQISVKVASHPMEIVELEENRIKLVRVHPRKPKKV, from the coding sequence TTGGACGATATCTCTACGGGTATTTTATTTGCGCTGCTTGCGTGTCTTATCGTTATTTCTGCCTATTTTTCCGGTTCTGAGACAGGCATGATGTCTCTCAACCGTTATCGTTTAAAGCACCTCGCCAATACAGGGCATAAAGGAGCTAAACGAGTTGAGAAATTACTTAGTCGTCCAGATCGTCTCATTGGCCTAATTTTAATCGGCAATAACCTCGTCAACATTCTTGCTTCTGCCATTGCAACAATTATCGGTATGCGCCTGTACGGTGACTACGGTGTCGCTATTGCAACAGGGGTATTAACGCTGGTAGTACTTGTTTTTGCTGAAGTAACACCAAAGACATTAGCTGCACTATTCCCAGAAAAAGTTTCCTACGCGAGCAGTGTGCTGCTGACAATACTGATGAAGGTCTTCGCGCCACTAGTTGTATTCGTCAATTTCATCACCAACGGCTTTATTCGCCTGCTGGGTGTAAAAAACTTAAGTAGCGGTGATGATCATTTAAGCTCAGAAGAGCTACGTACTGTCGTAAACGAAGCTGGCGGTCTTATTCCGCGCCGCCACCAAGATATGCTTTTGTCGATTCTTGACCTAGAGCACGTTACGGTGAATGACATCATGATTCCGCGTAACGAAATCACAGGCATCAACATTAATGACGACTGGAAATCAATTGTTCGCCAGTTAACTCACTCTCCTCATGGACGAGTAGTGTTATACCGAGATCAGATCGATGAAGCGGTGGGTATCCTGCGTTTACGTGAAGCCTCACGCTTTATGCTTGAGAAAAGTGAACTCAATAAAGAAACCATTCTGCGTGCTGCGGACGAGATATACTACATTCCCGAAAGTACGCCACTTAACGTTCAGTTACTCAAATTCCAACGTAATAAAGAGCGTATTGGTCTGGTTGTTGATGAGTACGGTGATATTATCGGTTTGATTACTTTGGAAGACATTCTGGAAGAGATAGTCGGTGAATTTACCACCTCCATCGCCCCAAGTTTGTCTGAAGAGATCACGCCGCAAGGCGATGGTAGCTTCCTAATTGAAGGCAGTGCGAATATCCGTGACATTAATAAGAGTCTAAAGTGGAAGCTTCCAACAGATGGGCCGAGGACATTAAACGGCCTAATTTTGGAACATCTTGAAGAGATCCCTGCCAGCCAAATCAGCGTTAAAGTTGCCAGTCACCCGATGGAAATCGTCGAGCTGGAAGAAAACCGAATTAAACTGGTTCGTGTTCACCCACGTAAACCAAAGAAAGTGTAA
- the trmD gene encoding tRNA (guanosine(37)-N1)-methyltransferase TrmD: protein MWVGVISLFPEMFRSITDFGVTGQAVKKGLLSVETWNPRDFTHDKRRTVDDKPYGGGPGMLMMVQPLRDAIHAAKQAAPGKTKVIYLSPQGRKLDQQGVEELATNQNLVLICGRYEGVDERIIESEVDEEWSIGDFVMTGGEIPAMTLIDSVSRFIPGVLGDFASAEEDSFANGLLDCPHYTRPEVLDGKEVPLVLKSGNHEDIRRWRLKSSLGRTWLRRPELLENLALTDEQEQLLAEFIKETRDNQ, encoded by the coding sequence ATGTGGGTTGGCGTAATAAGCCTATTTCCTGAAATGTTCCGCAGCATTACAGATTTTGGAGTCACAGGCCAAGCGGTTAAAAAAGGGTTGTTGTCCGTTGAGACTTGGAATCCACGCGATTTCACTCACGACAAGCGTCGCACTGTCGATGATAAACCCTACGGTGGTGGCCCTGGTATGTTAATGATGGTACAGCCTTTGCGCGATGCTATTCATGCTGCCAAACAAGCCGCACCGGGAAAGACGAAAGTCATATACCTCTCTCCTCAAGGTCGCAAGCTCGACCAACAAGGAGTAGAAGAACTCGCTACTAATCAGAACTTGGTTCTTATTTGTGGTCGGTACGAAGGGGTAGATGAACGCATTATTGAATCTGAAGTTGACGAAGAATGGTCAATTGGAGATTTCGTAATGACGGGTGGGGAAATCCCAGCCATGACGTTAATTGACTCTGTGTCTCGGTTTATTCCGGGTGTACTTGGAGATTTTGCGTCAGCAGAAGAGGATTCTTTTGCCAATGGCTTGTTAGATTGTCCGCACTATACACGTCCTGAAGTGTTAGACGGAAAAGAGGTACCTTTGGTGCTGAAATCTGGAAATCATGAGGACATTCGTCGCTGGCGACTAAAATCGTCGCTGGGCCGAACTTGGTTAAGACGTCCGGAGCTCCTGGAAAACCTAGCTCTGACTGACGAACAGGAACAATTACTGGCTGAGTTCATTAAAGAAACTCGAGATAACCAGTAA
- the ffh gene encoding signal recognition particle protein has product MFENLTDRLSKTLKNISGKGRLTEDNIKDTLREVRMALLEADVALPVVRDFVNRVKESAVGVEVSKSLTPGQEFIKIVRSELEKVMGESNEALNLAAQPPAVILMAGLQGAGKTTSVGKLSKLLKERDKKKVLVVSADVYRPAAIKQLETLATDLGVDFFPSSADQKPIDIANAAIDHAKKKFYDVLIVDTAGRLAIDEQMMSEIQDLHKAINPVETLFVVDAMTGQDAANTAKAFGDALPLTGVILTKVDGDARGGAALSVRHITGKPIKFLGVGEKTDALEPFHPDRVASRILGMGDVLSLIEDLQRNVDQEKAEKLAKKFKEKKGFDLEDFREQLGQMKNMGGMMGMLDKLPGMSQLPAGVKDKVDDGMFKQMEAIISSMTMKERQNPDLIKGSRKKRIASGSGVQVQDVNRLLKQFTQMQKMMKKMQKGGMKGMMRNMQGMMGGMGGMGGGGGFFGR; this is encoded by the coding sequence ATGTTTGAGAATTTAACGGATCGACTATCCAAGACGCTGAAAAATATCAGCGGTAAAGGACGTCTTACTGAAGACAATATTAAAGATACCCTACGTGAAGTGCGAATGGCGCTATTGGAAGCAGACGTAGCGCTTCCTGTTGTCCGTGATTTCGTAAACCGTGTGAAAGAGAGCGCGGTTGGTGTCGAAGTTTCTAAATCGCTGACCCCTGGCCAGGAATTTATCAAGATCGTACGTAGCGAGCTTGAAAAGGTTATGGGGGAATCCAATGAAGCGTTAAACCTTGCTGCTCAGCCGCCAGCCGTAATATTAATGGCGGGTTTACAAGGTGCGGGTAAAACAACCAGCGTTGGTAAACTCTCTAAACTATTAAAAGAGCGTGATAAGAAGAAAGTACTGGTGGTTTCTGCCGACGTTTATCGTCCTGCAGCGATCAAACAGTTAGAAACGCTAGCGACTGACCTTGGCGTCGATTTCTTCCCATCTTCCGCTGATCAGAAACCGATTGATATTGCTAATGCAGCCATTGACCATGCGAAGAAAAAATTCTATGACGTATTAATTGTCGATACCGCAGGCCGTCTTGCTATCGATGAGCAAATGATGTCGGAAATCCAAGACCTGCATAAAGCCATCAATCCGGTTGAAACACTGTTTGTTGTCGATGCGATGACGGGGCAAGATGCGGCAAACACGGCGAAAGCGTTTGGTGATGCACTACCTTTAACGGGCGTGATCCTGACCAAAGTTGATGGTGATGCTCGTGGTGGTGCGGCTTTATCTGTACGTCATATTACCGGTAAACCCATTAAGTTCTTGGGTGTGGGTGAGAAAACCGACGCTCTAGAGCCTTTCCATCCTGATCGTGTTGCTTCTCGTATTCTTGGTATGGGTGACGTTCTGTCACTGATTGAAGATTTACAACGCAACGTTGACCAAGAAAAAGCAGAAAAGCTGGCTAAGAAGTTCAAAGAGAAGAAAGGTTTTGACCTAGAAGATTTCCGTGAACAGCTTGGGCAAATGAAAAATATGGGTGGCATGATGGGAATGCTGGATAAGCTTCCTGGCATGTCTCAACTCCCTGCTGGCGTCAAAGATAAAGTCGATGATGGCATGTTTAAGCAAATGGAAGCCATTATCAGCTCAATGACGATGAAAGAGCGTCAGAATCCAGATTTAATTAAAGGTTCCCGTAAAAAACGTATCGCATCAGGCTCTGGTGTTCAGGTGCAAGATGTTAACCGCCTATTGAAACAATTCACTCAGATGCAAAAGATGATGAAGAAAATGCAAAAAGGCGGCATGAAAGGTATGATGCGCAACATGCAAGGCATGATGGGCGGCATGGGTGGTATGGGCGGAGGCGGTGGCTTCTTCGGTCGCTAA
- the gshA gene encoding glutamate--cysteine ligase, whose product MTNFAERLERVANKSTVFQQFGRGVERETLRYTSDGELALTPHPNSLGSALTNRWITTDFSESLLEFITPVSNDVATLMSQLKDIHHFAQTKINDEKLWPLSMPCYVGSEDDINLAQYGTSNTGRMKTLYRAGLKKRYGSLMQIISGVHFNFSFPDSFWDALYGEQDDAARQDTKSEAYFALIRNYYRFGWLIPYFFGASPALCSSFIRGRETKLPFENIGGSLYLPHATSLRLSDLGYTNSAQSGLKIGFNGLSQYLEGLNKAIRTPSEEFAEIGVKVDGEYRQLNSNVLQIENELYAPIRPKRVTKSGEKPSEALARGGVEYIEVRSLDVNPFSPVGVTEQQVRFLDLFLTWAALSDSDPMDGCELECWRSNWSKVIIEGRKLELELQIGCRGEKLSLQAWAKRVFSDLRQIAEVMDAELGGDAYQQVCNELETWIDNPDKTLSAQLLEKVKAAGGLGKAGCELGLQYRQQNLEHQYQVYSQALMEEEVARSVQEQQNIEQQDKLSFDEYLEQYFAYLK is encoded by the coding sequence TTGACTAATTTTGCCGAGCGACTTGAACGAGTTGCAAATAAATCTACAGTATTTCAGCAGTTTGGCCGTGGTGTTGAACGTGAAACATTACGCTATACATCAGATGGTGAGCTGGCTCTGACTCCGCATCCTAATTCACTAGGCAGTGCGCTGACGAACCGTTGGATCACAACGGATTTTTCAGAATCGCTGCTTGAATTTATTACACCAGTTTCAAACGACGTAGCGACCTTGATGTCGCAATTAAAAGATATTCATCATTTTGCTCAAACTAAAATTAATGATGAAAAGCTTTGGCCTCTTTCTATGCCTTGCTACGTTGGAAGTGAAGACGATATTAATCTTGCGCAGTATGGCACTTCGAATACAGGAAGAATGAAAACCTTGTATCGCGCTGGGCTTAAAAAGCGATATGGCAGCCTGATGCAGATTATTTCAGGCGTCCATTTTAACTTTTCATTCCCTGATTCATTTTGGGACGCTTTATATGGTGAACAAGATGACGCAGCTCGTCAGGACACGAAATCAGAAGCGTATTTTGCTCTAATTCGTAACTACTACCGTTTTGGTTGGTTGATCCCATATTTCTTCGGTGCTTCTCCAGCTCTGTGTTCATCGTTTATTCGTGGGCGTGAAACCAAACTGCCATTTGAGAACATCGGCGGCAGCTTATACCTTCCACATGCAACCTCTTTACGTTTGAGTGATTTGGGTTATACCAATAGCGCTCAAAGTGGATTAAAAATTGGTTTCAATGGGTTGAGTCAGTACCTAGAGGGATTGAATAAAGCTATTCGAACGCCTTCAGAAGAGTTCGCCGAAATTGGTGTCAAAGTTGATGGTGAGTACCGCCAACTTAACAGCAACGTATTGCAAATCGAAAACGAACTGTATGCGCCAATTCGTCCCAAACGTGTGACGAAAAGTGGTGAAAAACCATCGGAAGCACTTGCAAGAGGTGGTGTTGAATACATTGAAGTTCGTTCTTTAGATGTAAACCCATTCAGCCCTGTCGGTGTGACTGAGCAGCAAGTTCGTTTTCTAGACCTATTTTTAACTTGGGCCGCTCTGTCCGATTCAGATCCGATGGATGGCTGTGAGCTAGAATGCTGGCGATCCAACTGGAGCAAAGTGATCATTGAAGGCCGTAAACTTGAGCTTGAACTGCAAATAGGTTGCCGAGGCGAGAAGTTATCACTACAAGCATGGGCTAAACGCGTATTTTCCGATTTGCGCCAAATTGCTGAAGTGATGGATGCCGAACTTGGTGGTGATGCTTATCAGCAAGTGTGTAATGAGCTGGAAACCTGGATCGACAACCCTGATAAAACCTTGTCGGCTCAGTTACTAGAAAAAGTGAAAGCAGCTGGTGGCCTAGGGAAAGCAGGGTGTGAATTAGGCTTGCAATATCGCCAACAAAATCTGGAGCATCAATATCAAGTTTACTCACAAGCTTTGATGGAAGAAGAAGTCGCTCGTTCAGTCCAAGAACAACAAAATATTGAGCAGCAAGATAAACTTAGCTTCGATGAATACCTTGAGCAGTATTTTGCTTATCTGAAATAA
- the rpsP gene encoding 30S ribosomal protein S16 — translation MVTIRLARHGAKKRPFYQIVVADSRNSATGRFIEKVGFFNPTATGQEEGLRLDLDRVNHWVSQGASVSDRVAKLVKDAQKAA, via the coding sequence ATGGTAACCATTCGTTTGGCACGTCACGGCGCTAAGAAGCGTCCATTCTATCAAATCGTTGTTGCAGACAGCCGCAACTCAGCTACTGGCCGCTTCATCGAGAAAGTAGGTTTCTTTAACCCTACTGCTACTGGTCAAGAAGAAGGCCTACGTCTAGATCTAGATCGCGTGAACCACTGGGTTTCACAAGGCGCATCTGTATCTGATCGCGTAGCTAAACTAGTAAAAGACGCTCAAAAAGCTGCTTAA
- the luxS gene encoding S-ribosylhomocysteine lyase, which produces MPLLDSFTVDHTRMNAPAVRVAKNMQTPKGDTITVFDLRFTAPNKDILSEKGIHTLEHLYAGFMRAHLNGANVEIIDISPMGCRTGFYMSLIGAPSEQQVADAWLASMQDVLKVESQNKIPELNEYQCGTAAMHSLEEAKQIAQAVIAAGISVNRNDELALPEEMLKELKID; this is translated from the coding sequence ATGCCACTATTAGACAGCTTTACTGTTGACCACACTCGAATGAATGCACCAGCAGTTCGCGTAGCTAAGAACATGCAAACCCCTAAAGGCGATACTATTACTGTTTTTGATTTGCGCTTCACTGCACCAAACAAAGACATTTTGTCTGAGAAAGGTATCCATACTCTTGAGCACTTATACGCGGGTTTCATGCGTGCACATTTGAATGGTGCAAACGTAGAAATCATCGATATTTCGCCTATGGGCTGTCGTACAGGTTTCTACATGAGCTTAATCGGGGCTCCAAGTGAACAGCAAGTTGCTGATGCATGGCTTGCTTCGATGCAAGACGTACTGAAAGTGGAATCGCAAAACAAGATCCCTGAGTTAAACGAATATCAATGTGGTACTGCGGCAATGCATTCACTTGAAGAAGCGAAACAAATTGCTCAGGCTGTGATTGCTGCAGGGATCAGTGTAAACCGTAATGATGAGCTAGCTTTGCCAGAAGAGATGCTGAAAGAGCTGAAAATCGACTAA
- the rplS gene encoding 50S ribosomal protein L19 — MSNIIKALEQEQMKQDLPKFAPGDTVVVQVKVKEGDRERLQAFEGVVIAIRNRGLHSAFTVRKISNGEGVERTFQTHSPAIGGIEVKRRGAVRRAKLYYLRERSGKSARIKEKLAKK, encoded by the coding sequence ATGAGTAACATCATCAAAGCTCTTGAGCAAGAGCAAATGAAACAAGACCTACCTAAATTTGCACCAGGTGACACTGTTGTAGTTCAAGTTAAGGTAAAAGAAGGTGATCGTGAGCGTCTACAGGCATTCGAAGGTGTTGTAATCGCTATCCGTAACCGTGGTCTACACTCAGCATTCACTGTACGTAAGATTTCTAACGGTGAAGGTGTTGAACGTACGTTCCAAACTCACTCTCCTGCTATCGGCGGAATTGAAGTTAAACGTCGCGGTGCAGTACGTCGTGCCAAGTTGTACTACCTGCGTGAGCGTTCTGGTAAGTCTGCTCGTATTAAAGAGAAACTTGCTAAGAAGTAA